The genomic window AGCTCGCGTTTGACCCTTGCTCGACCTGCTCTCGTTGCTCGCCCTTGCGGGGCGCAACGCGCGATCTTCGCTTGGGCTCCGGGCTCACCGCCAACCGGATAAACCTACCCTACGCCTCGGAACTCTATCTTGCCTTCAACATTTCTTCTCCGTTCTCCTCGACCAGCGCTTTGCTATAGACCCTTGCTCGCCCTCCTTCCCAATCTTGCGATCGGAAAAGTGACTTCGCTCGAGCCCCGGACGCCGCGCCAACCGGAAAAACTTAAGAAGCTGTCAAAGAACAATTCCCTTGTACTCCTTCTATATTTTCAGTCAACGAAAAATACGCGATTGTAAGTACATGCGTTTTCAATCGAGTGCAGCGCGTCCACAGGGGGATGACCGATTTTAGTGCAGGAGGTTGGGCAATTTCGGCGGAAAGCCGCGCGGGACGAGAGTTTCCGCAGGATTTATTGATGGAAGTCGATGTTAAGGATCGAGGCACATTTTGTTGCGGGCTTGTGAAAATCGCGCAGATGGCGCGTACTACAAGGGACTTTGATTCCGGTCAAGCGATCTCAATTGTTTCGTCAAGGAACCGCCTGCTTTCGTCAGAACTATCAAGTTCGAACGAATTAGTGAGAGCTGCCTTTCCTTTCTCCACGCTCGTAATGACATAGGAGAGTCCAGGCCAGTGCGCCTCTGCGAGATCGGTGATTGACCAGTGTGCTGGATGGTCAGGATGAGAGTGGTAGTAGCCGATAACATCCTCGCCGCGCTGTCTGGCTTCTCGTTGAATCCGAATCTGGTCACGCGGATCAATGTTGTAACGATTACGGGGAGAGTCCGTGCGGGTGTTATGGGCTCTTTCGATGGACGTGGTCACTCGTGTGCCTTCGTCATCAATGTGTCCCAAGAGAATTCCGCAGCATTCGTACGGGTAGGTTTCTTCGCCGTGCTTGCGAAGGGCGTCATAGTCTTTGCGGGAGAGTTTCAGCATGAAATTGTCGATCCGAATCGCCTGCTCGGGGCGCAAACTTATCCTTCGGTCCAGAACCTCTCGCTGAGATATTTGTCGCCGGAGTCGCAGAGGATGGTGACGATCACGGCCTCTCGATCTTTTTTTAGCGGGAGGACGTGGGCAATTTTGAGGCATCCGACTACGGCGGCGGCGGCGGAGATTCCTACCAGCAGGCCGGCTTTGCGCGAAAGGTGGCGGGCCATGGCGTAGGCGTCTTCGGTGGAGATTTCAAGATTCTCATCGGCCAGCGTTGGGTCGTAGATTTTGGGCACGATGGCGGTGGACATGTGTTTAGCGCCTTCTATGCCGTGAAAGCTCGAGTCGGGCTGGAGCGAGATGCACTGCACGGCCGGGTTCAGTTCTTTGAGACGGCGCGTCGCGCCGACGAAAGTGCCGCTGGTGCCGAGCATGGAGACGAAGTGAGTGATGCGGCCCTGGGTCTGCTGCCAGATTTCGTTGGCGGTGCCGTGATAGTGGGCCTGCCAGTTGGCTTCGTTCGAGTATTGATCGGCGTAGAAATATTGGTCGGGGTGCAGGGCGGCGAGTTCGCGGGCTCTGCGGATGGCGCCGTCGGAGCCGTCGGCGGGATCGGTATAAAGAATTTTGGCGCCATAGCCTTGCAGGATCTGCTTCCGTTCGCGGGAAACATTTTCGGGCATGCAGAGAGTGACGGGGAATCCTTCGGCGGCGCCGAGCATCGCATAAGCGATGCCGGTATTGCCGCTGGTGGCGTCGAGAAGAGTTTTTCCGGGACGAAGCTGGCCGCGGGCGCGCGCTTCGGCGACGATGTTGGCGGCAGCGCGATCTTTGACGGAACCGCCGGGGTTATACCATTCGGCCTTACCCAGAAGTGCTACGCCGGGTAGGTCGGCCGTGAGCGCGTCGAGACGCAGCAGAGGGGTGTTGCCGATGCGCTCGAGGAGAGTATGGCCGAGGGTTTCTCCCAGTCGGGACGCGGCTCCGCGAGTTTGGTTAGATTGTGCCGGAGTGTACATTGCCGCCGATCTTGCAGAACCGTGTGCCATGAATGAACCGAAAGGCCGTGACCAACGTAATGTGCTATATGGCCGGAAACGAGGTATGTAGTACCTTGTTTACAGTAATCAGATGAATAGTTTCGCCCGGCGATGCAGTCCGTGTAAAGTTACGGTCAGTTTTAACCAATGATGCATCCAATAGACGAGTTTGATGTGGGCAGGAAAGGTTGAACGTAAAAGCTAATGTCGAAAACCATTGAAGCACGAACCTATGAAGAAGCGCTGGCCTGGCTACGCGATCACGGGTTCGACACGACGGACGCTCCGGGCACAACGGCTCGAGTGTTTCTGCGGAAATATAACGTGTCGGCGGCGATTCAGAAGACGCCGGAAGACGGGGTGAAAATTTTCGCGTATCCCGGGTATCTGATTGGCAGCGAGATATCGAAGTTAGTGAACCGCGGGTACCAGCAGTTTCTGAAAACTTCGAAGACCGAGGTTCCTGCTTCAGCCGAGCAATTGAAGGCGCTGCAATCTTTTTCGGAAGAGCTGAAAGTGGGACTCGGGCTGCCTAGCCTCTATAACGAGTCGCTGGGCACGGTGAGCGAGTCGTATCAGTATGACCGCATTGAGGACCGCGACAAGCCGGCGGTGGATCGGCCGAAGCGTCCGTGGGAAGTGGCGGGAAAGGCCGCGGTGGCGGGGAAGAAGGGGCGGGCCTAGGGGCGTTCGGTCTTCCGTCTTAAGTCTTCCGTATTCGGTCTTGGGTCTTCGGTCTTTGGCAGGAGCGAACACCCAACATAGATTTTGCGGTCACAATTATTTGGCCTCCGATGGGTCGTATGCAGGAGGAGACGAATTGATCTTGCCGACCAGGCTGTCTTCAGCCTTCTTATGTAATTCCTGAACCCTGTGGAGTTCCTTCTCCGCGTCGGCGGTCTTGCCCAAAGCTTGATACAGACGTCCCAACTGGTAGTGCGCGTCGGGCAGATCCGGATCTAGAGATATAGCTTTCAGCAAAGCGCTTTGCGCATCCTTATATTTTTTCTGTTGGAGATCGATGGCTCCCAGGTCGACGTAGACGATGCGCAGATTTTTCTGGATGGTTAAAGAGCGCTGAAGGAAGGAAAGAGCTTCGTCGGGATGGTTGGCCTTCCATTCGATATCGCCGAGATAGGCCAGGGACTGCGCGTGGTTGGGGTCGAGAGTCAGTTCGCGCTGAAACTCTTGCCGGGCCTGATCGTATTGTTGCGACTTCCAGTGCAGGTACCCGAGACCGAAGTGAACGTTCGGCTCACTTGGCGAGATTTTCGCGGCGGCCTCGAATTCGGCGATGGCGTCGGCGGTTTGGCTCTCGCCGTCCAAGGCTTCGCCGAGAAGGACGTGGGTGGCGGGGGAGTTGGGATTTTGCTGGAGCAGATGGCGAAATTCTTCGAGGGCGCAGGGATAGTTCTTCGCCCACAGGCAGCTTTGCGCCAGCACGGTATGGAGTTCCGTATTGCCGGGATCGGCCTTAGCGGCGGGCTCGAGATACTTTACGGCGTCGGCAAATTGTTGTGCGCCGTAGTTGCTGAGGCCTAAGAGCGTGCGCGCCTGAGAATTTGTCGAATCGGCGGCGAGGGCGCGGCGAAAGGCGGCAGCAGCGGGCTGGAAGCGGGACTGCTTGAACTCCGCGAGGCCAAGGTTGAGTTGCACGCCGGGGAGTTTGGGATTGAGCGCGAGCGCCTTACGATAAGCGGCGGCAGCTTCAGAATACTTCTGTTCCTTGGAGAGAACCACGCCCAGGCTGGCCAAGGCAGCGGCGTCGGTGGGATTGCGCTCAGTGACGGCTTTCCAGGCTTGGGCGGCTTCGGGAAATTTTCCCTGTTGTTCGAGGGAGATGGCATCGGCGGGAGTGGGCGATTGCGCGAAGGCTACGACTGCCGAGAGGAGAGTGAGGAGAACGACGAGAACGAGTTCGACCGCGCGGTTTGTCATCCGAATAGGATGCTAATTCAACACTGTGGAAGAAGATCGTGCATTTTGCGCAATGCGAGGCCGAGCCCCCGAGAAGCGTGCGCCCCGCTCGTGAGTGCGAGCGGGGCGTGAGGTGGATACTTGAGGCAGATTAGTAGATCAGCTTCAAGCCGAGTTGGAATTGCCGGCCGTCATAGGCCTGGGTAATCTGGCCGAAGTTGCCGGAATTGAAGTTGTTGCCGAGGCCGCCGGTGTCGGAATTGCCTTGAAATTGAGTGTGGTTGAAGGCGTTGAAGGCTTCGGCCCGGAACTCCAAGCGAAACCTTTCCGTGAAAGCAAAGTTCTTCAGGAGCGACAGGTCGAAATTGTTGTGGCCGGGACCGCGGATGAAATCAAACGGCGTATTGCCGTAACAATCCGCGCCCGAACCGCCTTGCGAGCAGGTTGGGAAGCTGAAGTTCGACGTGCTGAACCACTGGGCGGCCGTCTTGGGGTAGGAGACAGAGCCCGTTACGTTGGGCCGCACCCCTGTATTGCCAAGGACAGCAGCGGCGGTACTCTGGTTAACGGGCACTCCCCCGATCAACACCGACTGCGTACCACTAACCCCAAGGTTGACTGGGGCACCGGTTTCTTCAGTGATGATTCCCGACAGTTCCCATCCGCCTAAGGCACCCTTCACCAAGCGGCTAGGGCTGTTCCGGAAAATCGGCAGTTCGTATACGAAGTTAGCGAAGAAAACATTTCTGCGATCGTACACGGATGGTCCCCAATCGGCCCGCCATCCTTGATAAGGATTGGTGGCATTCTCGAGATCGCCGCCGCTGCCGGAAGACGTGGTCGCATCCATCGCTTTCGCCAGAGTGTAGGAAACCTGCAACTGAAGGTCGCGATGGATTTTTCCGGTCAGCGTAGTCTGCAAGGAATTGTAGGTGGAGTTGGCGCCGTTGTATGCCAGTCGGATACCGCCGTAACCAGGATAGGTGAGCGTAGGATCAACGTTAGGGCTCGGTGCACCTGCCAGAGTAAGAGCCGGCAGATCGGCCTCCGCCGGAAGGTTGATCGCCTGATAGTAGTTCTCACGCCGTCCCTGGTCTCCGACATACGCGATGTTTAGCACTGCGTGGGCACCGATTGCCTGCTGGACGCCAATGCTGTACTGGAAGCTCATGGGAGTCGGGTAATGCACAGCGATGCCGGTTACCCCAAGTGGAAGGATGGGCAAGTTCGCAGCGGTGATCGGCGCGCCGCCAGCGAGGCTCTGCCCGGGATTTTGCAACGAAACACCGTTAAGCGTCGGATTCGGATCGCCCGGCGGGTTAACGGCACCGTTGTACATGTCATTGCCCTGAATGCGTTCGTAAGAGATGCCGAAGCCACCACGAACTACAGTCTTGCCTTGACCAGTCAGATCATAAGCAAAGCCGAGACGTGGACCCCAATTGTTCCAGGAGTCGTTGACCAGACCCTTGGGAATTCCATTCACGCCGCCAACGCCGATTCCGTTGGTGTAGAACTGAACTCCCCCAAGGATCGGATTGGTGCTGGTAACGATCCCGGGACTCGGCGCTGTGCATCCCGTTAACCCGGGATTGGCCGCATCGGGGGCACTGCAGACGTGTCCCGAGTTGTCAAAGGTGGCGCGATCGGCCTGGTTGTACATGCTGGGATAGAAATTTGACGAGAGATGGTTGGTCTCGTAAGTATGAGGAATGCCATCCCACCGCAACCCGAGATTCAGGGTCAACCGGCTGTTCACGCGCCAGTTGTCCTGCACATAGGCCGCGGGGGAGATGTTGTTCCAGTGGCCGCTGATTTTCACCCCGTCTTCAGAATATGCCTGGGCATCGCCGAGGAGGAAGTCGGCGTAATCGTAACCCGTGTAGGAACCGTTGAACGTAAAGTTGCCTTCAGTATTGGCGAAGGCGTCTTGCACTTTCTTATAAAGCGCCCAGCTGAAACCGAACTTCAGCTGGTGCGCTCCCTTGGTCCAGGAGAGATCATCGCGAAACTGGTAATCGTCGGCCTTGTTATTCCATGGCGTCCAATTGGCGGTGTAATCGGAGGTGGTAACGCCGCTCAAATTGATCGAGGGGATGCGGTTGTCCTGGTTAGGCCCTTGAAATAGGCGGCCAAACATGAAGCTGCTCGGGGCCGAAACAAGGTTATTGGGAATAATGTGAATGCGGTTGCCGTTGTAATTGAAGGCGATCTCGTTGAGCAGCGTCGGGCTGATCACGTGGGTAGCGTGAATCACGGCGCTGTAGGATGGGTTTCCGAAAACGTTCGCCACACTCGGAACGTTGTCGCCGCTCCACTGAGTAGTTCCGTAGGTTTGCGAAATCTGCTCGGAAATCCAGTGCCCGAAGATGGAGAACTTGCTGCTGAACTGATGATCGACGCGTGCAATCTGTTCCGTCAGAGTTGTGGGCGAATTGTTGCCGCCCTGGAAGAACGCGCCGTTGGGAGAACTCGGGTTCGGAGTCGGGAAGATCCCGCCGTACTTGCCACCGGCGGTCAGCAAAGCTGTCGCGTTGCTGGCGATCATGCAAGCTGGGATGGTGTTGTTGGGAAACGGCGAGCCAGCTACCACTCCCGCTGGGGCCAGACCGCCGGGACAGTTTGCGTACTGAATCGAAGCCGGAACGACCGACAGGGCCGGATCGGTGGCGATGCTTGGCTTACCATTAAATGTGGTCGGGAGCGTCGCGCCAGTGGCAGTGGGATACTCGCTGGCCAGGGGCACGAGCTGATTCAGCAGGCCGCCATCGATTTCCTTGCGCCATTCCTGATTGTAAAAGAAGAAGGTGGGGTGAGCGTCGGCTCCGGGAACCTTCCCGCCCAAGTTGAAGCCGTAGATGTTATAGCGGAGTTCGGCGACCTTCTGAGGGGCGGGATTGAAGTAGTTGCGGGCGTCGAGGGCGTCGTTGCGGAACAACTCCCAGGCTTGAGCGTGAAACTGCTTGGTTCCGGATTTGATTACGGTGCTGATCTGGGCTGATGTAGCCAGGCCATACTCAGCGCTGTAATTCGAAGTGATATTGCGGAACTCGGCGATGGAGTCGAGGGAGGGAGCTACGCTGCCGCTGCTGCCGCCGCGGTCGAGGTTTTCGCCGCCGTCGATGAGTTGCAGGTTGTGGCCGGCGCGTTCGCCGTTGATGCTGATTGCGGCGTCGCTGCTCACAGGGGTGAAGCCTTCGCGGGAGTTGGTGAGGCTGGATGCGCCGGGGGCCAGAGCGAACAGCTCGTACAGACTGCGACCGTTGGTGGCCAGCTGGGTGACTTGCTGTCCGGTAATGACGTTGCTGACTTCGCCGGAGTCGGTTTGCACGGCGACGGCGTTGGCTTCGACGGTGACGGTCTCCTGGGCGCTGCCGACGGTGAGCTTGAAGTCGATACGGCTGCGGTCGCCTACGT from Candidatus Sulfotelmatobacter sp. includes these protein-coding regions:
- a CDS encoding M67 family metallopeptidase, producing MRPEQAIRIDNFMLKLSRKDYDALRKHGEETYPYECCGILLGHIDDEGTRVTTSIERAHNTRTDSPRNRYNIDPRDQIRIQREARQRGEDVIGYYHSHPDHPAHWSITDLAEAHWPGLSYVITSVEKGKAALTNSFELDSSDESRRFLDETIEIA
- a CDS encoding cysteine synthase family protein, translating into MYTPAQSNQTRGAASRLGETLGHTLLERIGNTPLLRLDALTADLPGVALLGKAEWYNPGGSVKDRAAANIVAEARARGQLRPGKTLLDATSGNTGIAYAMLGAAEGFPVTLCMPENVSRERKQILQGYGAKILYTDPADGSDGAIRRARELAALHPDQYFYADQYSNEANWQAHYHGTANEIWQQTQGRITHFVSMLGTSGTFVGATRRLKELNPAVQCISLQPDSSFHGIEGAKHMSTAIVPKIYDPTLADENLEISTEDAYAMARHLSRKAGLLVGISAAAAVVGCLKIAHVLPLKKDREAVIVTILCDSGDKYLSERFWTEG
- a CDS encoding tetratricopeptide repeat protein, translated to MTNRAVELVLVVLLTLLSAVVAFAQSPTPADAISLEQQGKFPEAAQAWKAVTERNPTDAAALASLGVVLSKEQKYSEAAAAYRKALALNPKLPGVQLNLGLAEFKQSRFQPAAAAFRRALAADSTNSQARTLLGLSNYGAQQFADAVKYLEPAAKADPGNTELHTVLAQSCLWAKNYPCALEEFRHLLQQNPNSPATHVLLGEALDGESQTADAIAEFEAAAKISPSEPNVHFGLGYLHWKSQQYDQARQEFQRELTLDPNHAQSLAYLGDIEWKANHPDEALSFLQRSLTIQKNLRIVYVDLGAIDLQQKKYKDAQSALLKAISLDPDLPDAHYQLGRLYQALGKTADAEKELHRVQELHKKAEDSLVGKINSSPPAYDPSEAK
- a CDS encoding carboxypeptidase regulatory-like domain-containing protein, with the protein product MKSLSSLFAGSFGRALRRSPFLLASVFMLFASQAFAQEATILGTVTDPSGATVANATISITNTETGVTRDLPTNSDGQYVAPDLHIGHYNVRATASGFKAAEQKNITLDVGDRSRIDFKLTVGSAQETVTVEANAVAVQTDSGEVSNVITGQQVTQLATNGRSLYELFALAPGASSLTNSREGFTPVSSDAAISINGERAGHNLQLIDGGENLDRGGSSGSVAPSLDSIAEFRNITSNYSAEYGLATSAQISTVIKSGTKQFHAQAWELFRNDALDARNYFNPAPQKVAELRYNIYGFNLGGKVPGADAHPTFFFYNQEWRKEIDGGLLNQLVPLASEYPTATGATLPTTFNGKPSIATDPALSVVPASIQYANCPGGLAPAGVVAGSPFPNNTIPACMIASNATALLTAGGKYGGIFPTPNPSSPNGAFFQGGNNSPTTLTEQIARVDHQFSSKFSIFGHWISEQISQTYGTTQWSGDNVPSVANVFGNPSYSAVIHATHVISPTLLNEIAFNYNGNRIHIIPNNLVSAPSSFMFGRLFQGPNQDNRIPSINLSGVTTSDYTANWTPWNNKADDYQFRDDLSWTKGAHQLKFGFSWALYKKVQDAFANTEGNFTFNGSYTGYDYADFLLGDAQAYSEDGVKISGHWNNISPAAYVQDNWRVNSRLTLNLGLRWDGIPHTYETNHLSSNFYPSMYNQADRATFDNSGHVCSAPDAANPGLTGCTAPSPGIVTSTNPILGGVQFYTNGIGVGGVNGIPKGLVNDSWNNWGPRLGFAYDLTGQGKTVVRGGFGISYERIQGNDMYNGAVNPPGDPNPTLNGVSLQNPGQSLAGGAPITAANLPILPLGVTGIAVHYPTPMSFQYSIGVQQAIGAHAVLNIAYVGDQGRRENYYQAINLPAEADLPALTLAGAPSPNVDPTLTYPGYGGIRLAYNGANSTYNSLQTTLTGKIHRDLQLQVSYTLAKAMDATTSSGSGGDLENATNPYQGWRADWGPSVYDRRNVFFANFVYELPIFRNSPSRLVKGALGGWELSGIITEETGAPVNLGVSGTQSVLIGGVPVNQSTAAAVLGNTGVRPNVTGSVSYPKTAAQWFSTSNFSFPTCSQGGSGADCYGNTPFDFIRGPGHNNFDLSLLKNFAFTERFRLEFRAEAFNAFNHTQFQGNSDTGGLGNNFNSGNFGQITQAYDGRQFQLGLKLIY